The following coding sequences are from one Maridesulfovibrio bastinii DSM 16055 window:
- the gcvPB gene encoding aminomethyl-transferring glycine dehydrogenase subunit GcvPB: MTTVFKKSVPGREGVWPAKPKKDVSEFIPAELLRDSAGMPSLSELDVVRHFTRLSLKNYGVDGNFYPLGSCTMKYNPKFTEKAAALPGFARLHPVMPQLKGAGRHCQGALEVVYETEQLLSEITGMSGFTLQPMAGAHGELTGAMLIAAYHKDKGNKKTKVICPDSAHGTNPASATIAGFEVISIESKDGIISPEALAEVLDDDVAALMMTCPNTLGLFETHLPEIVKMLHEKDALLYYDGANLNAIMGKLRVGDAGFDVVHVNLHKTFATPHGGGGPGSGPVGVSEKLLPYLPISRVKKLEDGSFYLDYNYPKSIGYIAPFYGSFGVFLKAYAYILRLGREGIVRASENAVLNANYMRKKLEDYFEIPYNKLCMHEFVSSAAKQAENGVRALDIAKALLDKGYHAPTIYFPLIVKECMMIEPTETESKATMDAFIDDLIEIAQIAETDPDALHAAPIYLPASRLDETAAARNMELTDDIG; this comes from the coding sequence ATGACAACAGTATTTAAAAAATCCGTTCCCGGCCGCGAAGGCGTCTGGCCTGCAAAGCCCAAAAAAGATGTATCTGAATTCATTCCTGCAGAACTTCTGAGAGACAGCGCAGGAATGCCTTCTCTTTCAGAACTGGATGTAGTCCGTCATTTCACCCGTCTTTCTCTCAAGAACTACGGTGTTGACGGCAATTTCTATCCTCTCGGTTCCTGCACAATGAAATACAATCCCAAGTTCACCGAAAAAGCTGCCGCACTGCCCGGTTTTGCAAGACTGCACCCGGTAATGCCACAGCTTAAAGGTGCCGGACGCCATTGTCAGGGTGCTCTTGAAGTTGTTTATGAAACCGAACAGCTTCTCAGCGAAATAACAGGTATGTCAGGATTCACACTCCAGCCTATGGCCGGTGCTCATGGAGAACTGACCGGAGCAATGCTTATTGCCGCTTATCATAAAGATAAAGGCAATAAAAAAACTAAAGTCATCTGCCCGGACTCCGCACATGGAACCAACCCGGCATCGGCAACAATTGCCGGTTTTGAAGTTATCAGCATTGAATCCAAAGACGGCATAATCTCACCTGAAGCTCTTGCAGAAGTCCTTGATGACGATGTTGCAGCTCTGATGATGACTTGCCCCAACACTCTCGGACTATTCGAGACCCATCTCCCCGAAATAGTAAAGATGCTTCATGAAAAGGACGCTCTGCTCTACTATGACGGCGCAAACCTCAATGCCATCATGGGTAAACTGAGAGTTGGAGATGCCGGATTTGATGTTGTTCACGTCAACCTGCATAAAACTTTTGCAACTCCGCACGGTGGAGGAGGTCCCGGTTCAGGTCCGGTTGGCGTAAGCGAAAAGCTGCTGCCCTATCTGCCTATCTCCCGGGTTAAAAAGCTGGAAGACGGTTCCTTCTATCTGGACTACAACTATCCAAAATCCATAGGATACATCGCTCCTTTCTACGGAAGCTTCGGTGTTTTCCTTAAAGCATACGCATACATTCTCCGTCTTGGACGTGAAGGCATTGTCAGAGCTTCTGAAAACGCGGTTCTTAACGCCAACTACATGCGCAAAAAACTCGAAGATTACTTTGAGATTCCTTACAACAAGCTCTGCATGCACGAGTTCGTCTCCTCTGCTGCAAAGCAGGCTGAAAACGGAGTTCGCGCTCTTGATATAGCCAAAGCTCTGCTCGACAAGGGCTACCATGCCCCGACCATCTACTTCCCGCTGATTGTCAAGGAATGCATGATGATCGAACCGACTGAGACAGAAAGCAAAGCCACCATGGATGCGTTCATTGACGATCTTATTGAGATTGCCCAGATAGCCGAGACTGATCCCGATGCATTGCATGCAGCCCCGATCTATCTTCCAGCTTCAAGACTCGATGAAACAGCAGCAGCCAGAAATATGGAGCTTACTGATGACATCGGCTGA
- a CDS encoding dihydrolipoyl dehydrogenase family protein, whose protein sequence is MTSADFPTENRKYQVVVIGAGPGGFDAAVEAASSGLKVALIEKNLLGGTCLNAGCIPTKLYIGATAPVHDLAAQAKVKVASGEINVDMGKLLTRKDKFIGATRKAMAQKLKALGIDLYQGTAEIIGNNSVKIESPIDTADLEYENLIIATGTHPTSFPGVEPDGEAVLDSTGFLELAEMPESLLVIGAGFIGLEMAQIASRMGSKITVVDAMDRIAVQEDPEVGKTLHSIFKRSKWDIRTGVKVASVKTVDGQAVLETADGETITAGKALVAIGRRPNSKDIGLEKAGIETAGPGYIKVDENLEAAPSIYAIGDINGITLLAHAASHQAGYVVRRITGEEKGPYAPGPMPSILYGAPEAMRVGSMISELEGKGKVEVSSSPLAANPIAQAYASTQGFVKVVWLDGKVAGVTAVGHHVSSLTTAAAIMVQEEWKKEDLNKIIFPHPTLDEALLAALKADRKEI, encoded by the coding sequence ATGACATCGGCTGATTTCCCTACTGAAAACAGGAAATATCAGGTCGTTGTAATCGGTGCCGGCCCCGGTGGTTTTGATGCTGCTGTTGAAGCGGCTTCAAGCGGCCTTAAAGTTGCGCTTATCGAAAAAAATCTTCTTGGCGGAACCTGCCTCAATGCGGGATGTATTCCAACCAAGCTTTATATCGGTGCGACAGCTCCTGTTCATGATCTTGCAGCTCAGGCCAAGGTTAAAGTAGCTTCCGGTGAAATAAATGTGGATATGGGCAAACTGCTCACCCGCAAGGATAAATTCATCGGTGCCACACGCAAAGCCATGGCCCAGAAGCTGAAAGCTCTGGGTATTGATCTGTATCAGGGTACTGCTGAAATCATCGGCAATAACTCGGTTAAAATTGAATCACCCATTGATACGGCTGACCTTGAGTATGAAAACCTCATCATTGCCACCGGTACACACCCGACTTCATTTCCCGGCGTTGAGCCGGATGGTGAAGCCGTGCTGGACTCAACAGGTTTTCTGGAACTTGCCGAAATGCCTGAAAGCCTTCTGGTTATCGGTGCAGGATTCATCGGTCTTGAAATGGCTCAGATTGCCAGCCGCATGGGATCAAAAATAACAGTTGTTGATGCCATGGATCGGATTGCGGTTCAGGAAGACCCGGAAGTAGGCAAAACCCTGCATTCCATCTTCAAGCGCAGCAAATGGGATATCCGTACCGGAGTAAAAGTAGCTTCTGTTAAAACCGTTGACGGGCAGGCTGTGCTTGAAACCGCTGACGGTGAAACAATTACTGCCGGCAAAGCTCTGGTTGCTATCGGCAGAAGACCTAATTCCAAAGATATCGGCCTTGAGAAGGCAGGCATTGAAACAGCAGGACCGGGTTATATTAAGGTTGATGAAAACCTTGAAGCCGCTCCTTCAATTTATGCCATTGGCGATATAAACGGAATTACCCTCCTGGCTCATGCTGCCAGCCATCAGGCCGGTTATGTTGTCAGACGCATAACAGGAGAGGAAAAAGGCCCTTATGCCCCCGGACCGATGCCTTCCATCCTTTATGGAGCACCGGAAGCGATGCGCGTAGGATCAATGATCTCCGAACTTGAAGGCAAAGGTAAAGTGGAAGTCTCAAGCTCCCCTCTGGCAGCCAACCCGATAGCTCAGGCATACGCATCCACTCAGGGATTTGTAAAAGTTGTCTGGCTTGACGGAAAAGTTGCAGGGGTAACAGCTGTAGGGCATCACGTTTCCTCGCTGACAACCGCGGCAGCAATAATGGTTCAGGAAGAATGGAAGAAAGAAGATCTTAATAAGATAATCTTCCCCCATCCCACTCTCGATGAAGCGTTGCTCGCAGCCTTAAAAGCGGATCGCAAAGAAATATAA